The Porphyromonas pogonae genome segment CAAGATAACATCATGGCTTACTTCCATCTCTTCAAGACGAGTCTTGAGCCCGAGAGAACGGAAGAAATCTTCTGTCTTCTCTATGGCTTGGGTTATACGGTCGTCCTCTTCACCTTCAGTGATGCCCCACACACGCTCGGCATACTGCAACATCTTTCCTCTTTTCTGTCCATACCCAAGCACTCGCATAGTACCCGGCATAACGATAGAAAGCGTGTGTCCGTGAGTAATGCCGGTGAGGGCTGTAAGTTCATGTCCGATGCCATGTGTAGCCCAGTCCTGCGATACCCCCATAGCAATAAAGCCATTGAGAGCCATGGTAGAACACAACATCATTTCGGCACGAGCATCATAGTTCTGAGGATCCTGACGTATAATAGGAGCTATTTCTGTGAGGGTAAGCATAAGGCTTTCAGCCCATCTATCCATCAGACGGCTCTGTCCGGTAACCGTGAGATACTGCTCCAATGTATGTACAAAGGTATCTGCTATACCGCATGAGACTTGATACTCAGGAAGAGAATAAGTGTACTCCGGATCAAGAATGGAGAATACGGGGAACTCTCCGGCAAAAGCAAACTTCTCCTTGGTGGCAAGGCACGAGATTACGCCTCCGTTGTTCATCTCCGATCCTGTAGCGGGTATAGTAAGTACTGTACCCAACGGTATGGTTTTATTTCGGATCTTATGTGACTTTACCAAATCCCAAGCATCCATATCAGAGAGTATAGCTCCTGCTATAAGTTTACTGCCATCGATAACCGATCCGCCTCCCACAGCCAAGATAAAACCCACATTGTGCTCACGCCCCAGTTCAATAGCTTTTCTGAGAGTCTCTACTTTAGGATTGGCCTCAATACCCCAAAATTCTATGGTATTGTGGTCTTTCAATGCTTCTTTTACAGCATCATAAACTCCATTTTTCTTTACACTACCGCCGCCAAAGGTAATCAGTACAGGGACAGACTGTGGTACCCGTTTGGAAAGCTCGGACACCATACCTTTGCCAAAGATCAATTCGGTAGGATTTCTGAATTTA includes the following:
- a CDS encoding iron-containing alcohol dehydrogenase; its protein translation is MNNFKFRNPTELIFGKGMVSELSKRVPQSVPVLITFGGGSVKKNGVYDAVKEALKDHNTIEFWGIEANPKVETLRKAIELGREHNVGFILAVGGGSVIDGSKLIAGAILSDMDAWDLVKSHKIRNKTIPLGTVLTIPATGSEMNNGGVISCLATKEKFAFAGEFPVFSILDPEYTYSLPEYQVSCGIADTFVHTLEQYLTVTGQSRLMDRWAESLMLTLTEIAPIIRQDPQNYDARAEMMLCSTMALNGFIAMGVSQDWATHGIGHELTALTGITHGHTLSIVMPGTMRVLGYGQKRGKMLQYAERVWGITEGEEDDRITQAIEKTEDFFRSLGLKTRLEEMEVSHDVILEIEKRFAERGVKMGENMNIESSISRQILESVYPRKA